One window from the genome of Elaeis guineensis isolate ETL-2024a chromosome 5, EG11, whole genome shotgun sequence encodes:
- the LOC105045374 gene encoding putative glucan endo-1,3-beta-glucosidase GVI isoform X2: MTNLVSMENVLFLFVASFSLLISSFGIHAGAQVIGINYGTLGDNLPSPAQVVDLLKSRNINLVRLFDPNPTILPALQNSGISAVVGVFNDDLPRLASDPAFAATWVQANVVPYINAGTSFRYITAGNEVIPGDLAGFVLPAMQNLDAALAAANLHIPVSTVVHNVILGVSFPPSESAFNDECSAIMAGIAGFLKSKNTPLLVNIYPYYGYASDPENVRLDYALFTASDAVVVDGPLNYYNLFDAALDGIYAALEKAGYPDLSVVVSETGWPSGGGPDWTTADNAMTYNNNAVKHVTSGNGTPRRPGTAIETYFFALFNEDLKPDGIERNWGLYYPDMTEVYHVDLP, translated from the exons ATGACGAACTTGGTCTCCATGGAGAATGTGCTATTCCTTTTCGTTGCTTCTTTTAGTCTCCTCATCTCAAGCTTCGGTATTCACGCCG GAGCTCAGGTCATTGGCATAAACTACGGCACGTTAGGCGACAACCTCCCCTCACCGGCCCAAGTGGTGGATCTCCTAAAATCCCGGAACATTAACTTGGTCCGCCTCTTCGACCCCAACCCTACCATCCTTCCGGCCCTCCAGAACTCTGGCATCTCCGCGGTAGTCGGCGTCTTCAACGACGACCTCCCGAGGCTCGCCAGCGACCCGGCCTTCGCCGCCACCTGGGTCCAAGCCAATGTAGTTCCTTACATCAACGCCGGCACTAGCTTCCGCTACATCACCGCTGGCAACGAGGTCATTCCCGGCGACCTCGCTGGTTTCGTCCTCCCAGCCATGCAAAATCTCGATGCCGCCCTCGCTGCTGCCAATCTCCACATCCCCGTCTCCACCGTCGTTCACAACGTTATCCTCGGCGTCTCGTTCCCACCATCGGAATCTGCATTCAATGACGAATGCTCGGCTATCATGGCCGGGATTGCTGGATTCTTGAAGTCGAAGAACACACCACTCCTCGTCAATATATACCCATACTATGGGTATGCCAGCGACCCGGAGAACGTAAGGCTTGACTACGCTCTCTTCACTGCATCCGACGCGGTGGTCGTCGATGGTCCGTTGAATTATTACAACCTTTTCGATGCGGCACTTGACGGCATATATGCAGCGTTGGAGAAGGCGGGGTATCCGGATCTTAGCGTGGTGGTGTCGGAGACTGGGTGGCCGTCCGGCGGCGGTCCTGATTGGACGACGGCGGATAATGCTATGACGTACAATAACAACGCGGTGAAGCATGTGACCAGCGGCAACGGGACACCCAGGAGGCCCGGGACGGCAATAGAGACTTACTTTTTTGCTCTGTTTAATGAGGACTTGAAGCCTGATGGAATTGAGCGAAACTGGGGGCTGTATTACCCGGATATGACCGAAGTATACCACGTCGATTTGCCATGA
- the LOC105045374 gene encoding putative glucan endo-1,3-beta-glucosidase GVI isoform X1: MGRTWCNVSNLLMGSTWCPMTNLVSMENVLFLFVASFSLLISSFGIHAGAQVIGINYGTLGDNLPSPAQVVDLLKSRNINLVRLFDPNPTILPALQNSGISAVVGVFNDDLPRLASDPAFAATWVQANVVPYINAGTSFRYITAGNEVIPGDLAGFVLPAMQNLDAALAAANLHIPVSTVVHNVILGVSFPPSESAFNDECSAIMAGIAGFLKSKNTPLLVNIYPYYGYASDPENVRLDYALFTASDAVVVDGPLNYYNLFDAALDGIYAALEKAGYPDLSVVVSETGWPSGGGPDWTTADNAMTYNNNAVKHVTSGNGTPRRPGTAIETYFFALFNEDLKPDGIERNWGLYYPDMTEVYHVDLP, from the exons ATGGGAAGGACTTGGTGTAATGTCTCTAATTTGTTGATGGGCAGTACCTGGTGTCCAATGACGAACTTGGTCTCCATGGAGAATGTGCTATTCCTTTTCGTTGCTTCTTTTAGTCTCCTCATCTCAAGCTTCGGTATTCACGCCG GAGCTCAGGTCATTGGCATAAACTACGGCACGTTAGGCGACAACCTCCCCTCACCGGCCCAAGTGGTGGATCTCCTAAAATCCCGGAACATTAACTTGGTCCGCCTCTTCGACCCCAACCCTACCATCCTTCCGGCCCTCCAGAACTCTGGCATCTCCGCGGTAGTCGGCGTCTTCAACGACGACCTCCCGAGGCTCGCCAGCGACCCGGCCTTCGCCGCCACCTGGGTCCAAGCCAATGTAGTTCCTTACATCAACGCCGGCACTAGCTTCCGCTACATCACCGCTGGCAACGAGGTCATTCCCGGCGACCTCGCTGGTTTCGTCCTCCCAGCCATGCAAAATCTCGATGCCGCCCTCGCTGCTGCCAATCTCCACATCCCCGTCTCCACCGTCGTTCACAACGTTATCCTCGGCGTCTCGTTCCCACCATCGGAATCTGCATTCAATGACGAATGCTCGGCTATCATGGCCGGGATTGCTGGATTCTTGAAGTCGAAGAACACACCACTCCTCGTCAATATATACCCATACTATGGGTATGCCAGCGACCCGGAGAACGTAAGGCTTGACTACGCTCTCTTCACTGCATCCGACGCGGTGGTCGTCGATGGTCCGTTGAATTATTACAACCTTTTCGATGCGGCACTTGACGGCATATATGCAGCGTTGGAGAAGGCGGGGTATCCGGATCTTAGCGTGGTGGTGTCGGAGACTGGGTGGCCGTCCGGCGGCGGTCCTGATTGGACGACGGCGGATAATGCTATGACGTACAATAACAACGCGGTGAAGCATGTGACCAGCGGCAACGGGACACCCAGGAGGCCCGGGACGGCAATAGAGACTTACTTTTTTGCTCTGTTTAATGAGGACTTGAAGCCTGATGGAATTGAGCGAAACTGGGGGCTGTATTACCCGGATATGACCGAAGTATACCACGTCGATTTGCCATGA